The following are encoded together in the Ovis aries strain OAR_USU_Benz2616 breed Rambouillet chromosome X, ARS-UI_Ramb_v3.0, whole genome shotgun sequence genome:
- the RBM3 gene encoding RNA-binding protein 3 isoform X1, which translates to MSSEEGKLFVGGLNFNTDERALEDHFSSFGPISEVVVVKDRETQRSRGFGFITFTNPEHASNAMRAMNGESLDGRQIRVDHAGKSARGSRGGAFGSYERGRGYPRGGGDQGYGSGRYDNRPGAYGFGYGYGYGRSRDYGGRWVAKGLGYAGASSLSLRTHLRDLSGDPVAKTLYSRCRGTWDQSLVRALDSTCHTTCHNKD; encoded by the exons ATGTCTTCTGAAGAAGGGAAGCTCTTCGTGGGAGGGCTCAACTTCAACACTGATGAGCGAGCTCTGGAAGACCACTTCAGCAGCTTCGGACCTATTTCTGAGG TGGTGGTCGTCAAGGACCGGGAGACTCAGCGATCCCGGGGTTTTGGCTTCATCACCTTCACCAATCCGGAGCATGCCTCAAATGCCATGAGAGCCATGAATGGAGAG TCTCTGGATGGTCGTCAGATCCGTGTAGACCACGCTGGCAAGTCAGCCCGGGGATCACGAGGGGGTGCCTTTGGGAGCTATGAACGTGGTCGTGGCTACCCTAGAG GTGGTGGGGACCAGGGCTATGGAAGTGGCAGGTACGACAATCGACCTGGAGCATATGGATTTGGATACGGATATGGATATGGAAGGTCCAGAGACTATGGTGGCAGGTGGGTAGCCAAGGGGTTAGGGTATGCTGGTGCTTCTTCCCTCTCGCTAAGAACTCATCTTAGGGATTTATCTGGTgatccggtggctaagactctgtactcccgaTGTAGGgggacctgggatcaatccctggtcagggcactagacTCAACATGCCACACcacgtgccacaacaaagattga
- the RBM3 gene encoding RNA-binding protein 3 isoform X3, which translates to MSSEEGKLFVGGLNFNTDERALEDHFSSFGPISEVVVVKDRETQRSRGFGFITFTNPEHASNAMRAMNGESLDGRQIRVDHAGKSARGSRGGAFGSYERGRGYPRGGGDQGYGSGRYDNRPGAYGFGYGYGYGRSRDYGGSQGGYDRYSGGNYRDNYDN; encoded by the exons ATGTCTTCTGAAGAAGGGAAGCTCTTCGTGGGAGGGCTCAACTTCAACACTGATGAGCGAGCTCTGGAAGACCACTTCAGCAGCTTCGGACCTATTTCTGAGG TGGTGGTCGTCAAGGACCGGGAGACTCAGCGATCCCGGGGTTTTGGCTTCATCACCTTCACCAATCCGGAGCATGCCTCAAATGCCATGAGAGCCATGAATGGAGAG TCTCTGGATGGTCGTCAGATCCGTGTAGACCACGCTGGCAAGTCAGCCCGGGGATCACGAGGGGGTGCCTTTGGGAGCTATGAACGTGGTCGTGGCTACCCTAGAG GTGGTGGGGACCAGGGCTATGGAAGTGGCAGGTACGACAATCGACCTGGAGCATATGGATTTGGATACGGATATGGATATGGAAGGTCCAGAGACTATGGTGGCAG CCAGGGTGGTTATGACCGCTACTCAGGGGGAAATTACAGGGACAATTATGACAACTGA
- the RBM3 gene encoding RNA-binding protein 3 isoform X2, with protein sequence MSSEEGKLFVGGLNFNTDERALEDHFSSFGPISEVVVVKDRETQRSRGFGFITFTNPEHASNAMRAMNGESLDGRQIRVDHAGKSARGSRGGAFGSYERGRGYPRGGGDQGYGSGRYDNRPGAYGFGYGYGYGRSRDYGGRSQGGYDRYSGGNYRDNYDN encoded by the exons ATGTCTTCTGAAGAAGGGAAGCTCTTCGTGGGAGGGCTCAACTTCAACACTGATGAGCGAGCTCTGGAAGACCACTTCAGCAGCTTCGGACCTATTTCTGAGG TGGTGGTCGTCAAGGACCGGGAGACTCAGCGATCCCGGGGTTTTGGCTTCATCACCTTCACCAATCCGGAGCATGCCTCAAATGCCATGAGAGCCATGAATGGAGAG TCTCTGGATGGTCGTCAGATCCGTGTAGACCACGCTGGCAAGTCAGCCCGGGGATCACGAGGGGGTGCCTTTGGGAGCTATGAACGTGGTCGTGGCTACCCTAGAG GTGGTGGGGACCAGGGCTATGGAAGTGGCAGGTACGACAATCGACCTGGAGCATATGGATTTGGATACGGATATGGATATGGAAGGTCCAGAGACTATGGTGGCAG AAGCCAGGGTGGTTATGACCGCTACTCAGGGGGAAATTACAGGGACAATTATGACAACTGA